The genomic window TTACACGAGGGATCTGAACGCTTTGAATGTGAAAAAACCCAGCCTAGAGCCTAAAGCGAGCGAGTATTTAGACGCTATGGTGCGCATGATTGAAACGCTTTTAGAAAAAAATATCGCTTATAGAGTCTCTAATGGGGATATTTATTTAGACACGAGCAAGGATAAAGATTACGGCTCTTTGAGCGTGCATAATAGCAGCGTTGAATTTGGCCGTATTGGTTTGGTGCAAGAAAAACGACTTGAGCAGGATTTTGTGCTATGGAAAAGCTATAAGGGGGATAATGATGTGGGCTTTGATAGCCCTTTAGGCAAAGGGCGTCCTGGCTGGCATATAGAATGCTCTAGCATGGTTTTTGAAACTTTAGCGCTCGCTGACACCCCTTATCAAATTGACATCCATGCAGGCGGAGCAGATTTGTTATTCCCCCACCATGAAAATGAAGCGTGCCAAACCCGTTGCGCCTTTGGCGTGGAGCTTGCTAAATACTGGATGCATAATGGCTTTGTGAATATCAATAACGAAAAAATGTCTAAAAGTTTAGGGAATAGCTTTTTTATTAAAGACGCCCTCAAAAACTATGATGGCGAAATTTTGCGCAATTACTTACTAGGGGTGCATTATCGTTCTGTTTTGAATTTCAATGAAGAAGACTTGTTAATGAGTAAAAAACGCTTGGATAAAATCTATCGCCTAAAACAGCGCGTTTTAGGGACTCTTGGAGGAATAAATCCAAACTTTAAAAAAGAAATTTTAGAATGCATGCAAGATGATTTAAACATTTCTAAAGCGTTGAGCGTTTTAGAAAGCATGCTTTCTTCTACTAATGAAAAACTTGATCAAAACCCTAAAAACAAGGCTTTGAAGGGCGAAATTTTAGCGAATTTGAAATTCATAGAAGAACTGCTTGGTATCGGGTTTAAAGACCCTAGCGCCTATTTCCAATTAGGCGTGAGTGGGAGCGAAAAACAAGAAATTGAAAACAAGATAGAAGAAAGGAAACGCGCCAAAGAACAAAAAGATTTTTTAAAAGCCGATCGCATCAGAGAAGAGCTTTTGAAACAAAAAATCGCTTTGATGGACACCCCACAAGGCACGATCTGGGAGAAGTTTTTTTAAACGCCTCCAATTTTACCTTTTTACACATTCTAGCCACAAATTTCAATATTTTTGCTTTTTAAATCTTGTAAATTTTATATTCATTTACCTAATACTTGATAAAATTGGACATTGGTTGTAAATACTATATATTTATAACCTTAATCATAAATACAACAGAAATTTTCCAGTTTGAAGTCGCACCCTTTGTGCAAAAATCGTTTTATTAAGAAGAAAGGAAGAAAATGGAATTACAACAAACACACCGCAAAATCAATCGCCCTTTGGTTTCTCTCGCTTTAGTGGGGCTATTGGTCAGCATCACACCGCAAAAAAGTCATGCCGCCTTCTTTACAACCGTGATCATTCCAGCCATTGTTGGGGGTATCGCTACAGGTGCTGCTGTAGGAACGGTCTCAGGGCTTCTTGGTTGGGGGCTCAAACAAGCCGAAGAAGCGAATAAAACCCCGGATAAACCCGATAAAGTTTGGCGCATTCAAGCAGGAAGAGGCTTTAATGAATTCCCTAACAAGGAATACGACTTATACAAATCCCTTTTATCCAGTAAGATTGATGGAGGTTGGGATTGGGGGAATGCCGCTAGGCATTATTGGGTCAAAGGCGGGCAATGGAACAAGCTTGAAGTGGATATGAAAGACGCTGTAGGGACTTATAAGCTTTCAGGGCTAAGAAACTATACTGGTGGGGATTTAGATGTGAATATGCAAAAAGCCACTTTGCGTTTGGGCCAATTCAATGGCAATTCTTTCACGAGCTTTAAGGATAGCGCTGATCGCACCACGAGAGTGGATTTCAACGCTAAAAATATCTCAATTGATAATTTTTTAGAAATCAATAATCGTGTGGGTTCTGGAGCCGGGAGGAAAGCCAGTTCTACGGTTTTAACTTTGCAAGCTTCAGAAGGGATCACTAGCGGTAAAAATGCGGAAATTTCTCTTTATGATGGCGCTACGCTTAATTTGGCTTCAAACAGCGTTAAATTAATGGGTAATGTGTGGATGGGTCGTTTGCAATATGTGGGAGCGTATTTGGCCCCTTCATACAGCACGATAAACACTTCAAAAGTGGCAGGGGAAGTGAATTTTAACCATCTCACTGTGGGCGATCACAACGCCGCTCAAGCAGGGATTATCGCCAGTAAAAAGACTAATATTGGCACACTGGATTTGTGGCAAAGCGCGGGGTTAAACATTATCGCCCCTCCAGAAGGTGGTTATAAGGATAAACCTAATAATACCAATTCTCAAAGTGGTGCTAAAAGCGACAAAAATGAAAGCGCTAAAAACGACAAACAAGATAGCAGTCAAAATAATAGTAACACTCAGGTCATTAACCCACCCAATAGCGGGCAAAAAACAGAAATTCAACCCACGCAAGTCATTGATGGGCCTTTTGCTGGAGCCAAAGACACGGTGGTCAATATCAACCGCATCAACACTAACGCTGATGGCACGATTAGAGTGGGAGGGTATACAGCTTCTCTTACCACCAATGCGGCTCATTTGAATATCGGCAAAGGCGGTGTCAATCTGTCCAATCAAGCGAGCGGGCGTACCCTTTTAGTGGAAAATCTAACCGGGAATATCACCGTTGATGGGGCTTTAATGGTGAATAATCAAGTGGGTGGCTCTGCTGTGGCAGGATCAAGCGCGAATTTTGAGTTTAAGGCTGGTGTGGATACCAAAAACGGCACAGCCACTTTTAATAACGATATCCATCTAGGAAAAGCGGTGAATTTAAGAGTGGATGCTCATACAGCTTATTTTAATGGCAATATTTATCTGGGAAAATCCACGAATTTAAGAGTGAATGGCCATAGCGCTCATTTTAAAAATATTGATGCCACAAAGAGCGATAATGGGCTAAACACTAGCGCTTTGGATTTTAGCGGCGTTACAGACAAAGTCAATATCAACAAGCTCACTACATCTGCCACTAATGTGAACATTAAAAACTTTGACATTAAGGAATTAGTGGTTACAACCCGAGTTCAAAGTTTTGGGCAATACACTATTTTTGGCGAAAATATAGGCGATAAGTCTCGCATTGGTGTCGTTAGTTTGCAAATGGGATATAGCCCGGCTTATTCTGGGGGCGTTACTTTTAAAAGCGGTAAAAAACTGATTATAGATGAAATTTACCATGCCCCTTGGAATTATTTTGACGCTAGGAATGTTACCGATGTTGAAATCAACAAGAGGATTCTTTTTGGAGCCCCAGGATACATTGCCGGCAAAACGGGGCTTATGTTTAACAACCTAACCCTAAACAGCAACGCAAGCATGGATTATGGTAAGGATTTGGATTTAACCATTCAAGGGCATTTCACCAACAATCAAGGCACGATGAATCTTTTTGTCCAAGATGGGCGTGTGGCGACCTTGAATGCAGGCCATCAAGCAAGCATGATATTTAATAATTTAGTGGATAGCGCGACCGGATTTTACAAACCACTCATTAAGATCAATAACGCTCAAAACCTCACTAAAAATAAAGAGCATGTCTTATTGAGGGCGCGAAACATTGATTATAATTTAGTAGGAGTGCAAGGCGCTAGTTATGACAATATTTCTTCAAGCAATACCAATCTGCAAGATCAATTCAAAGAGCGCCTAGCCCTTTATAACAACAACAACCGCATGGATATTTGTGTGGTGCGAAAAGACAATCTCAATGACATTAAAGCATGCGGGATGGCTATCGGCAATCAAAGCATGGTGAATAACCCTGAAAATTACAAGTATCTTGAAGGTAAGGCATGGAAAAATACAGGGATTAATAAAACGGCTAACAACACCACAATCGCTGTTAATTTAGGCAACAATTCTGCACCTACTGAGAATGGTGGCAATACCACAAATTTACCTACAAACACCACTAACAAGGCGCGTTTTGCTAGCTATGCTCTCATAAAGAACGCTCCTTTCGCTCATTATAGCGCCACTCCTAATTTAGTCGCTATCAATAAGCATGATTTTGGCACCATTGAAAGCGTGTTTGAATTGGCTAACCGCTCTGAGGATATTGACACGCTTTATGCTCACTCAGGCGCTCAAGGTAGGGATCTCTTACAAACCTTATTGATTGATAGCCACAATGCGGGTTATGCCAGAACAATGATTGATGCTACAAGCGCTAATGAAATCACCAAGCAGTTGAATACGGCCACTGACGCTTTAAACAACATAGCCAGTTTGGAGCATAAGACAAGCGGCTTACAAACTTTGAGCTTGAGCAATGCGATGATTTTAAATTCTCGTTTAGTCAATCTCTCCAGAAGGCACACCAACAATATTGACTCATTCGCCAAACGCTTGCAAGCTTTAAAAGACCAAAGATTCGCTTCTTTAGAAAGCGCGGCAGAAGTGGTATATAAGTTTGCTCCTAAATATGAAAAACCCACCAATGTTTGGGCTAACGCTATT from Helicobacter pylori includes these protein-coding regions:
- the cysS gene encoding cysteine--tRNA ligase, whose translation is MFIYDTKSKQKVPFEPLVKNKANIYVCGPTVYDDAHLGHARSAIAFDLLRRTLELSGYEVMLVRNFTDIDDKIINKAFKENKSIQELSSIYIESYTRDLNALNVKKPSLEPKASEYLDAMVRMIETLLEKNIAYRVSNGDIYLDTSKDKDYGSLSVHNSSVEFGRIGLVQEKRLEQDFVLWKSYKGDNDVGFDSPLGKGRPGWHIECSSMVFETLALADTPYQIDIHAGGADLLFPHHENEACQTRCAFGVELAKYWMHNGFVNINNEKMSKSLGNSFFIKDALKNYDGEILRNYLLGVHYRSVLNFNEEDLLMSKKRLDKIYRLKQRVLGTLGGINPNFKKEILECMQDDLNISKALSVLESMLSSTNEKLDQNPKNKALKGEILANLKFIEELLGIGFKDPSAYFQLGVSGSEKQEIENKIEERKRAKEQKDFLKADRIREELLKQKIALMDTPQGTIWEKFF
- a CDS encoding vacuolating cytotoxin autotransporter, with translation MELQQTHRKINRPLVSLALVGLLVSITPQKSHAAFFTTVIIPAIVGGIATGAAVGTVSGLLGWGLKQAEEANKTPDKPDKVWRIQAGRGFNEFPNKEYDLYKSLLSSKIDGGWDWGNAARHYWVKGGQWNKLEVDMKDAVGTYKLSGLRNYTGGDLDVNMQKATLRLGQFNGNSFTSFKDSADRTTRVDFNAKNISIDNFLEINNRVGSGAGRKASSTVLTLQASEGITSGKNAEISLYDGATLNLASNSVKLMGNVWMGRLQYVGAYLAPSYSTINTSKVAGEVNFNHLTVGDHNAAQAGIIASKKTNIGTLDLWQSAGLNIIAPPEGGYKDKPNNTNSQSGAKSDKNESAKNDKQDSSQNNSNTQVINPPNSGQKTEIQPTQVIDGPFAGAKDTVVNINRINTNADGTIRVGGYTASLTTNAAHLNIGKGGVNLSNQASGRTLLVENLTGNITVDGALMVNNQVGGSAVAGSSANFEFKAGVDTKNGTATFNNDIHLGKAVNLRVDAHTAYFNGNIYLGKSTNLRVNGHSAHFKNIDATKSDNGLNTSALDFSGVTDKVNINKLTTSATNVNIKNFDIKELVVTTRVQSFGQYTIFGENIGDKSRIGVVSLQMGYSPAYSGGVTFKSGKKLIIDEIYHAPWNYFDARNVTDVEINKRILFGAPGYIAGKTGLMFNNLTLNSNASMDYGKDLDLTIQGHFTNNQGTMNLFVQDGRVATLNAGHQASMIFNNLVDSATGFYKPLIKINNAQNLTKNKEHVLLRARNIDYNLVGVQGASYDNISSSNTNLQDQFKERLALYNNNNRMDICVVRKDNLNDIKACGMAIGNQSMVNNPENYKYLEGKAWKNTGINKTANNTTIAVNLGNNSAPTENGGNTTNLPTNTTNKARFASYALIKNAPFAHYSATPNLVAINKHDFGTIESVFELANRSEDIDTLYAHSGAQGRDLLQTLLIDSHNAGYARTMIDATSANEITKQLNTATDALNNIASLEHKTSGLQTLSLSNAMILNSRLVNLSRRHTNNIDSFAKRLQALKDQRFASLESAAEVVYKFAPKYEKPTNVWANAIGGASLNSGGNTSLYGTSAGVDAYLNEKVEAIVGGFGSYGYSSFNNQANSLNSGANNANFGVYSRIFANRHEFDFEAQGVVGSDQSSLNFKSALLRDLNQSYNYLAYGASTRASYGYDFAFFRNALVLKPSVGVSYNHLGSTNFESNSTHKTALKNGASSQHLFNASANVEARYYYGDTSYFYMNAGVLQEFANFGSSNAVSLNTFKVNTARNPLNTHARVMMGGELKLAKEVFLNLGFIYLHNLISNASHFASNLGMRYSF